In Candidatus Aminicenantes bacterium, one DNA window encodes the following:
- a CDS encoding MFS transporter — translation MTPNRTAPPLPFLLLTAGLLFIFADQSMLGPFLNPLLAGFFGSTRNVVPLGWVGFAATALSALAMIAAGILSDRGARLRFCAGGLALAGAASLLSPLIPGGRAGYALFFTLRALAGIGAGAFVPAAFSLASDSVDPGRRGTAFGLMSVAMLVGRLAGFGLAGALGTGWRTAYLIVGAAEIAAAAVFAAFREPERGGREEDLQGAIREGAHYRFRISRSDAAVLRRARSNVWLVLNFIDVIPGSIVLFLIFKYMKEIHNLDAAAVNVMLLAVFAAGALGAVVFGRIGDVGFRKDKRAKVITAMACNAVPIVFMVLFLANTARAPETGGLHASLAAPGMIALILTVAAALFINQGVNPNWYGTLADINLPEHRGTMVSLASVMDLAGNALGPLIASYAATLWGLRTAMGLVLVFWAANILFWIPVLRHVRGDIERSRAVLRARAAEMQREAP, via the coding sequence ATGACTCCGAACCGCACCGCTCCGCCCCTGCCGTTTCTCCTTTTAACGGCGGGGCTTCTGTTCATTTTCGCCGACCAATCGATGCTCGGACCATTCCTCAATCCGCTCTTGGCCGGATTTTTCGGCTCGACCCGCAACGTCGTGCCCCTGGGCTGGGTCGGGTTCGCCGCCACGGCGCTCTCCGCCCTAGCCATGATCGCGGCCGGCATCCTGTCCGACCGCGGAGCCCGCCTTCGATTCTGCGCCGGGGGGCTGGCCCTGGCCGGGGCCGCGTCGCTTCTCTCCCCCCTCATCCCGGGAGGCCGGGCCGGCTATGCTCTCTTTTTCACCCTCCGGGCCCTAGCGGGGATAGGCGCCGGCGCCTTCGTCCCGGCCGCTTTTTCGCTGGCCTCCGATTCGGTCGATCCCGGCCGGCGCGGCACGGCTTTCGGCCTGATGTCCGTGGCCATGCTGGTCGGCCGGTTGGCCGGTTTCGGCCTGGCCGGCGCCCTGGGGACGGGTTGGCGGACGGCGTATCTCATCGTCGGGGCCGCCGAAATCGCAGCTGCCGCGGTTTTCGCCGCTTTCCGCGAGCCCGAGCGCGGCGGCCGCGAGGAGGACCTGCAGGGAGCCATCCGGGAAGGAGCCCATTACCGCTTCCGCATCTCCCGGTCCGACGCCGCCGTTCTCCGCCGGGCCCGCAGCAACGTCTGGCTTGTCCTGAACTTCATCGACGTCATCCCGGGGTCGATCGTCCTCTTCCTGATCTTCAAGTACATGAAAGAAATCCACAATCTCGACGCGGCCGCGGTCAACGTCATGCTTCTGGCCGTCTTTGCGGCGGGTGCTTTGGGAGCGGTCGTTTTCGGCCGCATCGGGGACGTCGGGTTCCGCAAGGACAAGCGGGCCAAGGTGATCACCGCCATGGCCTGCAACGCCGTGCCCATTGTCTTCATGGTCCTGTTTCTGGCCAATACCGCCCGGGCTCCGGAGACGGGCGGCCTGCACGCCTCGCTGGCCGCGCCGGGGATGATCGCCTTGATTCTGACCGTCGCCGCCGCGCTGTTCATCAACCAAGGCGTCAATCCCAACTGGTACGGGACCCTGGCCGACATCAACCTGCCGGAGCACCGGGGCACGATGGTCTCGCTGGCCTCGGTCATGGACCTGGCCGGCAACGCCCTTGGCCCGCTCATCGCCTCCTACGCCGCGACCCTCTGGGGCCTGCGGACGGCCATGGGCCTGGTCCTAGTCTTCTGGGCGGCCAACATCCTGTTCTG
- a CDS encoding decaprenyl-phosphate phosphoribosyltransferase encodes MKDIIASLRPGQWIKNLFVFAAPVFGRVLFRPGPAVRTAAVFALFCVLAGALYLVNDILDAESDRFHPRKAKRPIAAGRLRPGTAWAAAAGLAACALAASAALDRRVFLALAAYALLQLSYSLVLKRVVILDVFLVASGFVIRVAAGGFAAGVVPSSWLLVCTSLLALLIAVGKRRNELLTLEECGEAHRSVLRDYTPALLDQMIAVVTAATMVTYALYAMSEDTSRRFGSGRLLWTAPFVLYGIFRYLFLVYRKGQGGTPEEMIIEDLPFLAAIALWAAVSAGIVYF; translated from the coding sequence ATGAAAGACATCATCGCGTCTCTCCGCCCCGGGCAGTGGATCAAGAATCTCTTCGTTTTCGCCGCCCCCGTGTTCGGGCGGGTGCTTTTCCGGCCGGGGCCGGCCGTCCGGACGGCGGCCGTGTTCGCGCTCTTCTGCGTTCTAGCGGGCGCGCTCTACCTGGTCAACGACATCCTCGACGCGGAGTCCGACCGCTTTCATCCCCGGAAAGCCAAACGCCCGATCGCAGCCGGCCGGCTCCGGCCGGGGACGGCCTGGGCCGCGGCCGCCGGCCTGGCCGCTTGCGCCCTCGCGGCGTCGGCCGCCCTCGACCGACGCGTCTTCCTGGCCTTGGCCGCATACGCCCTGCTGCAGCTCTCTTATTCGCTTGTCCTCAAGCGGGTTGTCATCCTGGATGTCTTCCTCGTCGCCTCGGGATTCGTCATCCGGGTAGCGGCCGGCGGCTTCGCGGCCGGCGTCGTGCCCTCTTCCTGGCTCCTGGTCTGCACCAGCCTGCTCGCCCTTCTGATCGCTGTCGGCAAGCGGCGCAACGAGCTCCTCACGCTCGAAGAGTGCGGAGAGGCCCACCGCTCGGTGCTCCGCGACTACACGCCCGCCCTGCTCGACCAGATGATCGCCGTCGTCACCGCCGCCACGATGGTGACTTACGCCCTCTACGCCATGTCCGAGGACACGTCCCGGCGGTTCGGCTCGGGCCGCCTGCTCTGGACCGCGCCGTTCGTCCTGTACGGGATTTTCCGCTATCTCTTTCTGGTCTATCGCAAGGGGCAGGGGGGAACACCCGAGGAGATGATCATCGAGGATCTGCCCTTCCTGGCCGCGATCGCCCTCTGGGCCGCCGTCTCCGCCGGGATCGTCTACTTCTGA
- a CDS encoding transposase, which yields MPAYARIVIPDLPHHITQRGNRRQRVFFDDEDKAFYLRLLKKYSEEAKVAFWAYCIMDNHVHLVAVPSDEAGLARTFGNTHKFYTKTINARNKWKGFLWQGRFSSFPMDESYLYNSIRYIETNPVRAKLVRNARDWDFSSARAHIDKSFDPLLRTSPLDTSISNWEAYLESALPNSTLEEFRVHAKNGLPLGSEKFLQGLEEMTGLPMVKRKPGPKNEFPK from the coding sequence ATGCCCGCCTATGCAAGAATAGTGATTCCGGATCTACCTCATCATATTACTCAACGAGGGAACCGAAGGCAGAGGGTATTTTTTGATGATGAGGATAAGGCGTTCTATCTTAGGCTGCTGAAAAAATATTCAGAAGAGGCCAAAGTCGCGTTTTGGGCATACTGCATTATGGATAATCACGTGCATTTGGTTGCCGTTCCTTCGGATGAAGCGGGGTTGGCTCGGACTTTCGGCAATACGCACAAATTTTACACAAAAACAATAAACGCAAGGAACAAATGGAAGGGCTTTTTATGGCAGGGAAGATTCTCTTCGTTTCCAATGGATGAGAGTTATCTATACAATTCCATCAGATATATCGAAACAAATCCCGTAAGAGCCAAGCTCGTCCGTAACGCGCGAGATTGGGATTTTTCAAGCGCAAGAGCGCATATCGACAAGTCCTTTGATCCACTTCTGCGGACTTCGCCATTAGACACTAGCATTTCCAACTGGGAGGCCTATTTAGAGTCAGCTCTCCCCAATAGTACCCTTGAGGAGTTCCGCGTTCATGCGAAGAACGGGCTTCCGCTTGGAAGTGAGAAATTTCTCCAAGGGCTCGAAGAAATGACCGGGCTGCCTATGGTAAAAAGAAAACCCGGCCCTAAGAACGAATTCCCGAAATAG
- the recO gene encoding DNA repair protein RecO, translated as MPVDQTEAIVLRTSPIGDQDKLCSFLTREKGVLRGVAKGARKFANRFGSALEPMSYVRVFFYEKERRDLVTISNADLLESFFDIQSDLKTAFTLGYFAELVEEFAPARAHEEVLFRLLLAVLQALRDKGDLSLLARYFEAWLLQINGILPEVGSCKKCRKAVAETEASWLSPRRDGIYCGDCAPARKEPVRRELGEFLRWVRRNPPPRVPVEPFGPEALRTIQVALQAMIVFHLEREPRTLRLVRD; from the coding sequence ATGCCCGTCGACCAAACCGAAGCCATCGTGCTTCGGACCTCCCCGATCGGCGACCAGGACAAGCTCTGCTCTTTCCTGACCCGGGAGAAGGGCGTTCTGCGCGGCGTGGCCAAGGGCGCCCGCAAGTTCGCCAACCGGTTCGGATCCGCGCTCGAGCCGATGTCCTATGTCCGGGTCTTCTTCTACGAAAAAGAGCGGCGTGACCTGGTCACGATCAGCAACGCCGATCTGCTCGAATCGTTCTTCGACATCCAGTCAGACCTCAAGACCGCCTTCACCCTCGGCTATTTCGCCGAGCTGGTCGAGGAGTTCGCCCCGGCCCGGGCTCACGAGGAGGTTCTGTTCCGCCTCCTCCTGGCCGTCCTGCAGGCCCTGCGCGACAAGGGGGACCTGAGCCTGCTGGCCCGCTACTTTGAGGCCTGGCTGCTGCAAATCAACGGCATCCTGCCCGAGGTGGGGAGCTGCAAGAAATGCCGCAAGGCCGTGGCTGAGACGGAAGCGTCATGGCTGTCGCCGCGGCGGGACGGGATATACTGCGGCGACTGCGCCCCGGCCCGCAAGGAGCCCGTCCGCCGGGAGCTGGGGGAGTTCCTGCGCTGGGTCCGGCGCAACCCGCCGCCGCGCGTCCCGGTGGAGCCGTTCGGACCCGAGGCCTTGCGTACCATCCAGGTCGCCCTGCAGGCCATGATCGTCTTCCACCTGGAGCGCGAGCCTCGAACCCTGCGCCTCGTTCGCGACTGA
- a CDS encoding sigma-54 dependent transcriptional regulator, giving the protein MSQDKILIIDDEASIRSSLQGILEDEGYAVRTAASGEEGLGLLQKQAFGLLLLDIWLPEMNGLDVLRRVRTLDAPPQVVVISGHGTVETAVKATKLGAFDFLEKPLTLEKVVLTVKNALRQRRLEEENLQLREKTRARTHLVGKSPAIIRLREEIKKAAPTDGRVLLTGENGTGKELIARIIHDQSRRADKRFVEINCAAIPDELIEAELFGTIKGAVPHAVKDRKGKLLQADGGTLFLDEVGDMSLRTQAKLVKALIEQSFEPVGSSDIVSADVRIIAATTKSLKDLIVKARFREDLFFKLNVIPMSIPPLRERTEDIPLLIDHFLKGFAADYGKKPKTMHPEALKAFLNYSWPGNVSEIMNVIERFVILVEEDEIGPAHLALLVETRERETGAGLPAAAPLAQALEQFERTTLHRVLLRNQWDLVRAAAELDMTPEAIQARIKTLHITLNE; this is encoded by the coding sequence ATGAGCCAAGACAAGATCCTGATCATCGACGACGAAGCGAGCATCCGCTCGTCTCTGCAAGGCATCCTCGAGGACGAGGGCTATGCCGTCCGCACGGCGGCCTCGGGCGAGGAAGGGCTGGGTCTCCTGCAGAAGCAGGCCTTCGGGCTGCTGCTGCTCGACATCTGGCTGCCCGAGATGAACGGCCTGGATGTCCTGCGCCGTGTCCGGACCCTGGACGCCCCGCCCCAGGTCGTAGTCATCTCCGGACACGGGACGGTGGAGACGGCCGTCAAGGCCACCAAACTGGGCGCCTTCGACTTCCTGGAGAAGCCGTTGACCCTGGAGAAAGTCGTCCTGACCGTCAAGAACGCCCTCCGCCAGCGCCGCCTCGAGGAGGAGAACCTCCAGCTCCGCGAGAAGACGCGGGCCCGCACCCATCTGGTGGGCAAGAGCCCGGCCATCATCCGGCTACGGGAGGAAATCAAGAAGGCCGCCCCGACCGACGGCCGGGTCCTGCTGACGGGCGAGAACGGCACCGGCAAGGAGCTGATCGCCCGCATCATCCACGACCAGAGCCGCCGCGCCGACAAGCGCTTCGTCGAGATCAACTGCGCCGCCATCCCGGACGAGCTGATCGAGGCCGAGCTCTTCGGCACCATCAAGGGCGCCGTCCCCCACGCCGTCAAGGACAGGAAGGGCAAGCTCCTGCAGGCCGACGGCGGGACCCTCTTTCTGGACGAAGTCGGCGACATGAGCCTGCGGACCCAGGCCAAGCTGGTCAAGGCCCTGATCGAGCAGTCCTTCGAGCCGGTCGGATCGAGCGACATCGTGTCCGCCGACGTCCGGATCATCGCCGCCACGACCAAGAGCCTGAAGGACCTGATCGTCAAGGCCCGCTTTCGGGAGGACCTCTTCTTCAAGCTCAACGTCATCCCGATGTCCATCCCGCCGCTGCGCGAGCGGACGGAGGACATTCCCCTGCTCATCGATCATTTCCTGAAGGGCTTTGCCGCCGATTACGGCAAGAAGCCCAAGACCATGCACCCCGAGGCCCTCAAGGCCTTCCTCAACTACTCCTGGCCGGGCAACGTCAGCGAGATCATGAACGTCATCGAGCGCTTCGTCATTCTGGTCGAGGAGGATGAGATCGGGCCCGCCCATCTCGCCCTTCTGGTCGAAACCCGGGAGCGGGAGACCGGTGCCGGCCTGCCCGCCGCGGCGCCTCTGGCCCAGGCTCTGGAGCAGTTCGAACGGACGACACTGCACCGCGTCCTGCTGCGGAACCAATGGGACCTCGTCCGGGCCGCGGCCGAGCTGGATATGACCCCCGAGGCGATCCAGGCCCGGATCAAGACCCTCCACATCACCCTCAACGAGTGA
- a CDS encoding ATP-binding protein yields MPESKDVLTPKKRGSRVLAFVIPILIVLFFVIDFLLRRVQEFSPSKATGILLTALQFIVLLLALILLFVLGRNLARLYLERKRKVVGAHFKTKLVMFFTALSFLPTLLLFLFTSDLISRNIEQWFKMDVNRVLEDTRAVADGFYVTASELTLHYAVQLEKEMRSQGLLAADKRGALEAFVRTKLAEYKLAEIAVYQGEEELFVYLDPNLPLQDYNELKSDNVKRIQAGVPLNDIKPMGTGEFIRQGVSFSLPDTTAFLITTGMFLPQNYTQKINNVKAYWDRYSRRRQQKDLTKTTYQLMLVLVTMLIVFAATWIGFHLARSITVPIEKLAQATREVSKGNLDVRVEDPASDELGILVESFNQMIADIQTGQVRLAQKTAEQEARKQYIETLLNTVTTGVIALDAEGRITTINPSARDMLALPATAEVAGRPYREVLRHPHFAELAQAIEAGMRTRYRISDREITIMLNGQQLTLALTLSPLKPPGAGFSGLLVVLDDLSQLIKSQRVAAWKEVAQRVAHEIKNPLTPIQLNAERILRNLSRPDPASPAALEEGARVIIQEAQTIKSLVDEFSEFARLPKISLQPASLAEIVDQAAALFRPIYNDIEFEVTIDPEVPARQPLDPEPMKRVFINLFDNAIDAMAKKGRIVVRAGFDRDTRLIQVEIEDTGPGIAVEDKDKLFLPHFSTKKKGTGLGLAIVAQIMKEHNGAIDVRNVKPHGARFILQLPA; encoded by the coding sequence ATGCCTGAATCCAAGGACGTCCTGACCCCCAAGAAACGGGGTTCGCGCGTTCTGGCTTTCGTCATCCCGATTCTCATCGTCCTCTTCTTCGTCATCGACTTTCTGCTGCGGCGGGTCCAGGAATTCTCCCCCTCCAAGGCCACGGGCATCCTGCTCACAGCGCTTCAGTTCATCGTCCTGCTTCTGGCCCTGATCCTGCTCTTCGTCCTGGGCCGCAACTTGGCCCGGCTGTATCTGGAGCGCAAGCGCAAAGTGGTCGGCGCCCATTTCAAGACCAAGCTGGTGATGTTCTTCACCGCCCTGTCCTTTCTTCCGACCCTACTGCTGTTCCTGTTCACCAGCGACCTGATCAGCCGCAATATCGAGCAGTGGTTCAAGATGGACGTCAACCGCGTCCTGGAGGACACCCGGGCTGTGGCCGACGGCTTCTATGTCACCGCCTCCGAGCTGACCCTGCACTACGCCGTCCAGCTGGAGAAGGAGATGCGGTCCCAGGGCCTGCTGGCGGCCGACAAGCGCGGAGCCCTGGAGGCCTTCGTCCGGACCAAGCTGGCCGAGTACAAGCTGGCCGAGATCGCCGTCTACCAGGGCGAGGAGGAGCTGTTCGTCTATCTCGACCCGAACCTGCCTTTACAGGACTACAACGAACTGAAGTCGGACAACGTCAAGCGGATTCAGGCCGGCGTGCCCCTCAACGATATCAAGCCCATGGGTACCGGTGAGTTCATCCGCCAGGGGGTCTCCTTCAGTCTGCCGGACACGACCGCGTTTCTCATCACCACGGGGATGTTCCTGCCGCAGAACTATACCCAGAAGATCAATAACGTCAAAGCCTATTGGGACCGCTACAGCCGCCGCCGCCAACAGAAAGACCTGACCAAGACGACTTACCAGCTGATGCTGGTCCTGGTCACCATGCTGATCGTCTTCGCCGCCACCTGGATCGGCTTCCATCTGGCCCGCTCCATCACCGTCCCGATCGAGAAGCTGGCCCAGGCCACCCGCGAGGTCTCCAAAGGCAATCTGGATGTCCGGGTCGAGGACCCGGCCTCGGACGAGCTCGGCATCCTGGTCGAGTCGTTCAACCAGATGATCGCCGACATCCAGACCGGGCAGGTCCGCCTGGCCCAGAAGACGGCTGAGCAGGAAGCCCGCAAGCAGTACATCGAGACCCTGCTGAACACCGTCACGACCGGGGTCATCGCCCTCGACGCCGAAGGCCGCATCACCACCATCAACCCCTCGGCCCGGGACATGCTGGCGTTGCCGGCCACAGCCGAAGTGGCGGGACGGCCTTACCGGGAGGTCCTCCGCCACCCCCACTTCGCCGAGCTGGCCCAAGCCATCGAGGCCGGGATGCGGACCCGCTACCGGATCTCCGACCGCGAAATCACCATCATGCTGAACGGCCAGCAGCTGACGCTGGCCTTAACTCTATCCCCCCTCAAGCCGCCGGGAGCCGGCTTCTCCGGCCTCCTGGTCGTCTTGGACGACCTGTCCCAGCTGATCAAGAGCCAGCGGGTCGCCGCCTGGAAAGAGGTCGCCCAGCGGGTGGCCCACGAGATCAAGAACCCGCTGACGCCGATCCAATTGAACGCCGAGCGGATTCTGCGCAACCTCAGCCGGCCCGATCCGGCCTCCCCGGCCGCGCTCGAGGAGGGGGCCCGGGTCATCATCCAGGAGGCCCAGACCATCAAGTCCCTGGTCGACGAGTTCTCCGAGTTCGCCCGGCTGCCCAAGATCAGCCTCCAGCCGGCCTCGCTGGCCGAGATCGTCGATCAAGCCGCGGCCCTCTTCCGGCCCATCTACAACGATATCGAGTTCGAGGTAACGATCGACCCCGAGGTGCCGGCCCGCCAGCCGCTTGACCCGGAGCCGATGAAGCGGGTCTTCATCAACCTTTTCGACAACGCTATTGACGCCATGGCCAAAAAGGGTAGAATCGTCGTCCGCGCCGGCTTCGACCGCGACACCCGGTTGATCCAGGTCGAGATCGAGGACACCGGGCCCGGCATTGCGGTCGAGGACAAGGACAAGCTCTTCCTGCCCCATTTCTCGACCAAAAAGAAGGGCACAGGACTCGGGCTGGCCATTGTCGCCCAGATCATGAAAGAACATAACGGCGCCATCGACGTCCGCAACGTCAAACCCCATGGCGCGCGCTTCATCCTACAGTTACCCGCATGA